A genomic window from Salvelinus namaycush isolate Seneca chromosome 21, SaNama_1.0, whole genome shotgun sequence includes:
- the LOC120066646 gene encoding synaptic vesicle glycoprotein 2B-like → MADPYQNNVYHQGGGDPYGTYGEGGGQGGYGYQGESYPQEEDAASDATEGHDDEDQMYEGEYQGIPHPDEVKAAQRAARAKARQSQAGATELEELAEQYEDIMEDCGHGRFQWTLFIVLGLALMADGVECFVVGFVLPSAEKDMCLSNGEKGMLGLIVFLGMMFGAFIWGGMADKLGRRKCLIWALTVNCVFAFLSSFAQGYGFFLFFRLFSGIGIGGSVPIVYSYFSEFLQMDKRGEHLSWLCMFWMVGGIYASFTAWGIIPRYGWGFSMGTEFQFHSWRVFVLVCALPAITSLVGLMFMPESPRFLLENAKHDEAWMILKNVHDTNWRAKGQPEKVFQATHIKAPKTNEDEFIEIQSATGTAIQRWAVRTLTLCKLMLKNVASLLGPELRLSTLFMAIIWFTMAFSYYGLGVWFPDMIKYLQQEEYESKVKVFHRERVERFHFNFSLENQIHREGEYINDKFISIEMKSVKFEDSLFEDCYFEDIKSTETMFENCTIRSTVFYNTDLYEEKFIDCKLENTTFLHNKRGCHLDIDEENDVLIYLVSFLGSLAVLPGNIISALFMEKIGRVKIIGLSMLISAGCTFFLFLSFSQAAIIAWQCLFCGVSVAAWNGIEVITVELYPASKRATAFGVLNALCKLAAILGSSIFASFVGVTKVVPILLSCAALVCGGLVALKLPETREKILQ, encoded by the exons ATGGCTGACCCTTACCAGAACAACGTGTACCACCAAGGAGGAGGTGACCCCTACGGCACCTACGGAGAGGGAGGAGGCCAGGGGGGCTACGGTTACCAGGGCGAGTCCTACCCTCAGGAGGAGGACGCAGCCAGCGATGCCACGGAGGGCCATGATGACGAGGACCAGATGTACGAGGGGGAGTACCAGGGGATCCCCCACCCTGACGAGGTGAAGGCGGCCCAGAGGGCAGCGAGGGCCAAGGCCAGGCAGTCTCAGGCAGGGGCTACGGAGCTGGAGGAGCTGGCTGAGCAGTATGAGGACATCATGGAGGACTGTGGGCATGGACGGTTCCAGTGGACCCTGTTTATAGTGCTGGGCCTGGCCCTCATGGCTGACGGGGTGGAGTGTTTTGTGGTGGGGTTCGTGCTGCCCAGTGCGGAGAAGGACATGTGCTTATCCAATGGAGAGAAAGGCATGCTAG GTTTGATAGTGTTCCTGGGCATGATGTTTGGGGCGTTCATCTGGGGTGGAATGGCAGACAAACTGGGCCGCCGGAAGTGTCTGATCTGGGCCCTCACCGTCAACTGTGTCTtcgccttcctctcctccttcgcCCAGGGATAcggcttcttcctcttctttaggCTCTTCTCTGGCATCGG CATCGGAGGCTCTGTCCCCATAGTCTACTCCTACTTCTCAGAGTTCCTGCAGATGGATAAGAGAGGGGAGCACCTGAGCTGGCTGTGTATGTTCTGGATGGTGGGGGGCATCTACGCCTCCTTCACTGCCTGGGGCATCATCCCTCGCTACG GCTGGGGCTTCAGCATGGGGACAGAGTTCCAGTTCCACAGCTGGAGGGTGTTTGTGCTGGTCTGTGCCCTGCCTGCCATCACCTCCCTTGTGGGACTCATGTTCATGCCTGAGAGCCCCAGGTTCCTCCTGGAA AATGCCAAACATGACGAGGCTTGGATGATCTTGAAGAATGTTCATGACACCAACTGGAGGGCTAAGGGCCAGCCTGAGAAGGTCTTCCAG GCGACCCACATCAAGGCTCCTAAGACCAATGAGGATGAGTTCATTGAGATCCAGAGTGCCACAGGGACGGCTATACAGCGATGGGCCGTTCGAACCCTCACTCTGTGCAAACTG ATGCTGAAGAACGTTGCTTCTCTCTTGGGACCTGAGCTGAGACTGAGTACACTGTTCATGGCCATCATCTGGTTCACCATGGCCTTCAG TTACTATGGACTGGGTGTGTGGTTCCCTGACATGATCAAATACCTGCAGCAAGAGGAGTATGAGTCCAAAGTCAAGGTGTTccatagagagagagtagaacgcTTCCACTTCAACTTCTCCCTGGAGAATCAGAtccacagagagggagaataCATCAATGACAA GTTCATCAGCATAGAGATGAAGTCTGTAAAGTTTGAGGATTCACTGTTTGAAGATTGTTACTTTGAGGACATCAAGTCCACTGAAACAATGTTTGAGAACTGCACCATCAGATCCACCGTCTTCTATAACACAG ACCTGTATGAGGAGAAGTTCATAGACTGTAAGCTGGAGAACACCACGTTCCTCCACAACAAGAGGGGCTGTCACCTGGACATCGACGAGGAGAACGACGTGCTTATCTACCTGGTCAGCTTCCTGGGGTCCCTGGCTGTTCTGCCCGGCAACATTATATCAGCTCTGTTCATGGAGAAGATAGGCAGGGTCAAAATCATAG gCCTCTCCATGCTAATCTCAGCTGGGTGCACCTTCTTCCTGTTCCTAAGCTTCAGTCAGGCGGCCATCATAGCCTGGCAGTGTCTGTTCTGTGGGGTCAGCGTGGCAGCATGGAACGGCATCGAGGTCATCACAGTGGAACTCTACCCAGCCTCCAAAAG AGCCACAGCGTTTGGGGTGTTGAATGCCCTGTGTAAACTGGCTGCTATCCTGGGTAGCTCCATCTTTGCCTCCTTTGTGGGGGTCACCAAAGTCGTCCCCATTCTCCTCTCCTGTGCTGCTCTGGTGTGCGGAGGCCTGGTGGCCCTCAAGCTACCCGAGACCCGGGAGAAGATCCTCCAGTGA